A DNA window from Thermosynechococcaceae cyanobacterium Okahandja contains the following coding sequences:
- a CDS encoding LCP family protein, with amino-acid sequence MFIRFQPRRRPAPPEEGSLFWQMVLWVGVGFLSASIGAMWGLMSQSTPLMQRSLSANEWRVFQRGDRAAATLKHPLNLLVIGSKVLTSDLDEPPDPNLTYHALVNSVEGLSDSLLLVRFDPNHQRLVVLSIPRDTLTFIPGRGDAKINEANALGGPALTAETVSDLLGDVPIDRYLRINVQGIERFIDALGGVTVDVPQVMRYRDDSQRLHIDLQPGRQHLNGNQSLQFLRFRYDSLGDIGRVQRQQMFLRALMEQSARPDTLARIPTILGIIRENLDTNLSVEELLSLSQFMAQLPRSRIEFLLLPGDFNGTGELDISYWLPNYRRIAWLSDTYFRDRPTADPRETGLTQPENVRIALQNTHLSDTVVEELSQRLWEAGYRDQFVADPLSQPIEVTRIIAQQGDLAAARRVQLLLGFGEVRVESTGVLASDVTIQLGNDARHRLMPMPQTHQTDMPPSAL; translated from the coding sequence GTGTTTATTCGCTTCCAGCCACGGCGGCGACCTGCTCCTCCAGAGGAGGGGAGTCTCTTTTGGCAAATGGTCTTGTGGGTAGGGGTTGGTTTCCTTTCGGCCAGCATTGGGGCGATGTGGGGGCTGATGAGTCAGAGTACCCCCCTGATGCAGCGATCGCTCTCCGCAAATGAATGGCGGGTGTTTCAGCGGGGCGATCGCGCCGCCGCCACCCTCAAGCACCCCCTGAATTTACTGGTCATTGGTTCTAAGGTGCTCACCTCGGATTTAGATGAGCCACCAGACCCAAACCTAACCTATCACGCCTTGGTGAACTCGGTCGAAGGCCTCTCCGACTCCCTATTACTGGTGCGGTTTGATCCTAACCATCAACGGTTGGTGGTGCTCTCGATTCCGCGGGATACCCTCACGTTTATTCCTGGGCGGGGGGATGCCAAAATTAACGAAGCCAATGCCCTAGGTGGCCCCGCCTTGACGGCAGAAACCGTCAGCGACCTACTGGGGGATGTGCCCATTGACCGCTACTTGCGGATTAACGTCCAAGGGATTGAGCGATTTATTGATGCCCTTGGCGGTGTGACGGTTGATGTACCCCAAGTTATGCGCTACCGCGACGATAGCCAGCGGCTCCACATCGATCTGCAACCTGGACGGCAGCACCTGAATGGCAATCAATCGCTGCAATTTTTACGCTTTCGCTACGATAGCCTTGGGGATATTGGCCGTGTTCAGCGCCAACAGATGTTTTTGCGCGCCCTGATGGAACAATCGGCACGTCCGGACACCCTAGCCCGCATTCCCACCATTCTGGGCATTATTCGCGAGAATTTAGATACGAACCTGAGCGTGGAGGAACTGCTAAGCCTGAGTCAGTTTATGGCGCAGTTACCGCGATCGCGCATTGAGTTTCTGCTGTTGCCGGGCGACTTTAATGGCACAGGCGAGTTAGACATTAGCTATTGGCTGCCCAACTATCGCCGCATTGCTTGGCTATCGGATACCTACTTCCGGGATAGGCCGACTGCCGACCCGCGGGAAACGGGGCTGACCCAGCCAGAAAACGTGCGCATTGCCCTGCAAAACACTCACCTGAGTGACACTGTGGTTGAGGAACTCAGCCAGCGGCTATGGGAGGCAGGGTACCGGGATCAGTTTGTGGCCGATCCCTTGAGCCAACCCATTGAAGTGACGCGCATTATTGCCCAGCAGGGAGACTTGGCAGCGGCGCGCCGGGTGCAACTGCTGTTGGGGTTTGGCGAAGTGCGCGTTGAAAGTACGGGCGTGTTAGCATCGGATGTAACCATCCAATTGGGGAATGATGCCCGCCATCGCCTGATGCCTATGCCCCAGACACACCAGACAGATATGCCGCCGAGCGCCCTGTGA
- a CDS encoding ROK family protein — MSEPYVIGVDLGGTAIKMGRFSPKGECLNAVTLPTPQPPYPDAVLKAAVQGIQELDPEDRAIAIGMGIPGPVDAAGRVARRAINLGWYDVPVSDTLEHVTAKPTVICNDANCAGLGEAWLGAGSQFQNLILLTLGTGVGGAIILNGELFVGRDGTAGELGLITLDYNGPPCNSGNRGSLEQHVSVQAIRRRQGCEPHELDQRARQGDPVAIAFWQEYGRELAAGIASLVYVLTPEAVIIGGGISAASDLFFPSLMSELEARVLPTSRNNLHCLRATLGNQAGMVGAAKLAWQFVKQRL, encoded by the coding sequence GTGAGTGAACCCTACGTTATTGGCGTGGATTTGGGGGGCACCGCCATCAAGATGGGTCGCTTTAGCCCCAAGGGCGAGTGTCTGAATGCCGTAACATTGCCCACGCCCCAGCCACCCTATCCCGATGCAGTTCTCAAAGCCGCTGTCCAAGGGATTCAGGAATTGGACCCGGAGGATCGGGCGATCGCCATTGGTATGGGCATCCCGGGGCCTGTGGATGCTGCAGGACGAGTGGCACGCCGCGCCATTAACCTCGGCTGGTACGATGTCCCGGTCAGTGATACCCTCGAGCACGTCACGGCAAAGCCCACGGTGATCTGTAACGATGCCAACTGCGCGGGCCTCGGCGAGGCATGGCTAGGGGCAGGCAGCCAGTTTCAGAATCTCATTTTGCTCACGTTGGGTACGGGGGTTGGCGGTGCTATTATTCTCAACGGCGAACTGTTTGTAGGGCGTGACGGTACGGCGGGGGAGTTGGGCTTAATTACCCTTGACTACAACGGTCCCCCCTGTAATAGTGGCAATCGCGGCTCCTTGGAGCAACACGTTTCGGTGCAAGCCATTCGTCGCCGCCAAGGCTGTGAACCCCACGAGCTAGATCAACGTGCCCGTCAGGGGGATCCGGTGGCGATCGCCTTCTGGCAGGAGTACGGTCGGGAATTGGCGGCGGGCATTGCCAGTTTAGTGTATGTGCTCACCCCCGAGGCGGTCATCATTGGCGGTGGCATTAGTGCCGCCAGTGATCTCTTTTTCCCCAGCCTGATGAGCGAATTAGAGGCGCGGGTACTACCCACCTCCCGCAACAACCTCCACTGCCTACGGGCGACCCTTGGCAATCAGGCAGGCATGGTGGGGGCCGCAAAGCTGGCATGGCAGTTTGTCAAGCAACGCCTTTGA
- a CDS encoding glucokinase, whose amino-acid sequence MSIILGADVGGTKTLVQLWEVVGSDWHLLRSQKYASRDFANLTALLQDFLSHGSVWPQRACLGIPGPVIDQTAQVTNLGWRVSAQELQETLRIPCVTLLNDFAAVAYGSLVLPPSDIVVLQDRPRRSQAPIALLGAGTGLGEALMLWQGDRYRVLPIEGGHTDFPPRNELEIGLLRYLWERYERVSVERVVSGPGLVNIYEYLKHIEFAPEAADVQAAMASGDAAAVISRFGMAGDPLCAQALEMFVAAYGAEAGNLALKSLPLGGILIAGGIAAKILPKMTDGTFLTHFLDKGRFRPLMEQLFVAVITNPEVGLLGTIHLAAQGS is encoded by the coding sequence ATGAGTATTATCCTTGGCGCTGATGTGGGCGGCACAAAAACCCTAGTGCAGTTGTGGGAGGTGGTGGGCAGTGACTGGCACCTGCTGCGCAGCCAAAAGTACGCCAGCCGTGACTTCGCCAATTTAACCGCCCTCCTGCAAGACTTTCTGAGTCACGGATCGGTTTGGCCGCAGCGCGCCTGTTTGGGCATTCCGGGGCCGGTCATTGATCAAACCGCCCAAGTGACCAATTTAGGCTGGCGGGTGAGCGCCCAAGAGCTACAGGAGACCCTGCGGATTCCCTGTGTGACCCTGTTGAACGATTTTGCTGCGGTGGCCTACGGCTCCCTAGTGCTGCCCCCCAGCGATATTGTTGTGCTCCAAGATCGACCGCGGCGCTCCCAAGCCCCCATTGCCTTGCTAGGGGCGGGTACCGGCTTAGGGGAAGCCCTAATGCTGTGGCAGGGCGATCGCTACCGGGTCTTGCCGATTGAGGGGGGCCACACCGACTTTCCCCCCCGCAATGAACTGGAAATTGGCCTATTGCGCTATCTGTGGGAGCGTTACGAGCGGGTCTCGGTCGAGCGGGTGGTGTCTGGCCCCGGCCTCGTCAACATCTATGAGTACCTCAAACACATTGAATTTGCCCCCGAGGCCGCCGACGTGCAGGCAGCCATGGCCAGTGGTGATGCGGCAGCGGTCATTAGTCGGTTTGGCATGGCGGGGGATCCCCTATGTGCCCAAGCCTTGGAGATGTTTGTGGCCGCCTACGGTGCCGAGGCCGGCAACCTTGCCCTCAAAAGCTTGCCCTTGGGCGGAATCTTGATTGCCGGTGGCATTGCCGCCAAGATACTGCCGAAGATGACGGATGGCACCTTCTTAACTCACTTTTTAGATAAAGGGCGCTTTCGCCCCTTGATGGAGCAGTTGTTTGTTGCCGTGATTACCAATCCCGAGGTTGGGCTGTTGGGAACGATTCATCTGGCCGCCCAAGGGAGTTGA
- a CDS encoding nuclear transport factor 2 family protein, translated as MPTTSLSPTIAGVNEATISAYFAGLNAEAYPEVADLFAADGVLVPPFEDPVVGRAAIATYLAQEAVGMRVSPTKGELLSHEPHERVYRIVGRAQLPLFSVNVAWQFGLNAQDQITGVKVDLLATLEELFSYQPLRQRPQPAH; from the coding sequence ATGCCCACAACATCCCTGTCCCCCACCATTGCGGGAGTGAATGAGGCCACCATTAGCGCCTATTTTGCTGGGTTGAATGCCGAAGCCTATCCAGAGGTAGCCGACCTGTTTGCTGCCGATGGTGTACTGGTGCCTCCCTTTGAGGACCCTGTGGTTGGCCGGGCGGCGATCGCCACCTACCTTGCCCAAGAGGCCGTAGGGATGCGGGTCAGCCCCACCAAGGGAGAACTGCTCAGCCACGAGCCGCACGAGCGCGTGTATCGCATTGTCGGTCGGGCGCAACTGCCCCTGTTTAGCGTCAATGTGGCATGGCAGTTTGGCTTAAACGCCCAAGATCAGATTACCGGTGTCAAAGTGGATCTCCTTGCCACCCTCGAGGAACTGTTTAGCTATCAACCGCTGCGTCAGCGTCCGCAACCCGCTCACTAG
- a CDS encoding tetratricopeptide repeat protein produces the protein MGILPWRQSSVLKKAWRYYQQQNWLAAQQLAQQLLEKSPQPEAYYLLGLTAEQLQQPLHSRRAYEQAIALDAWYAPAHYRLAVVLHDCLKQPAAALPHYQRALEVKPDWVEAHSNLGNAYLDLGNVDAAIACYQKALSLNPDLPTTLYNLGLCLQSQGKLTEASACYEQSLYLEPGVAEVHNNLGSLYLELKNYEGAVAQFEAALAANPELLVAHYNLGYALHLQGNLRAARTRYDEVLLRDNKHQQALLQLGQLCLSEEDFNAAIGYYQRCLGLDPLNGAAHAGLATALLETADPQTALKHFQQAVHLTPTAVEAHLNYAFVLLSLGHFKEGWQEYEWRWQQPDGGLRQYPQPRWQGQSLHGKTLFVYSEQGLGDCIQFVRYLPLLVPHAQKIIFAAYPPLLRLCETIPGIEVVSSESPPPEFDYHTPLLSVPQCLGISKERFPKFSPYFELPPAPPQAIFSVAKPRLGLVWASRSKTRTTAKRSCPLEECLPLLDRLEVQWYGLQKERSPAEADLLRQAGVIDCQPYMADFLDTARLIQQLDGVVSVDTAVAHLAAALGKPTWILLPFVADWRWFWHRCDSPWYPSAHLIRQPQRNDWSGAIAQLYPILFARYAAVE, from the coding sequence GTGGGTATTCTTCCGTGGCGGCAATCCTCCGTCCTGAAAAAAGCGTGGCGATATTACCAGCAACAAAACTGGTTGGCGGCGCAACAGTTGGCGCAACAACTCCTTGAGAAATCGCCGCAGCCCGAAGCCTACTACCTGTTGGGCTTAACTGCCGAGCAGTTGCAGCAGCCGTTGCACTCACGCCGGGCCTACGAACAGGCGATCGCCCTCGATGCTTGGTATGCCCCAGCCCACTACCGCTTAGCCGTGGTGCTGCACGATTGCCTCAAACAACCCGCCGCCGCCTTACCCCACTATCAGCGTGCCCTTGAGGTAAAGCCCGACTGGGTCGAAGCCCACAGTAATTTAGGCAATGCCTATCTAGATTTAGGGAATGTTGACGCGGCGATCGCCTGCTATCAAAAGGCCTTGTCCCTCAACCCCGACTTACCCACCACCCTCTACAATTTGGGACTTTGCCTACAATCCCAAGGGAAACTCACCGAAGCCAGTGCCTGCTACGAACAGTCCCTTTACCTTGAACCCGGGGTTGCCGAGGTACACAACAACTTGGGCAGCCTTTACCTTGAACTGAAAAACTACGAGGGCGCTGTCGCCCAGTTTGAAGCCGCCCTCGCTGCCAATCCGGAACTGTTGGTGGCTCACTATAACCTTGGTTATGCCCTCCACCTGCAGGGGAACCTCAGGGCCGCCCGCACCCGCTACGACGAAGTGCTACTGCGGGACAATAAACATCAGCAGGCGCTCCTGCAACTGGGACAGTTATGCCTGAGCGAAGAAGACTTTAACGCCGCCATTGGCTACTATCAGCGGTGTCTGGGCCTAGACCCCCTCAACGGTGCTGCCCATGCGGGGCTAGCCACTGCCCTGCTGGAGACCGCAGACCCCCAGACGGCCCTCAAGCATTTTCAGCAGGCGGTGCACCTAACGCCAACGGCGGTGGAGGCTCACCTCAACTATGCCTTTGTCCTTCTTTCCTTGGGGCACTTTAAGGAGGGCTGGCAGGAGTACGAATGGCGCTGGCAGCAACCGGATGGCGGACTGCGGCAGTATCCCCAACCGCGCTGGCAGGGGCAGTCCCTCCACGGGAAAACCCTCTTTGTCTATAGCGAGCAGGGTTTGGGGGACTGTATTCAGTTTGTCCGCTACTTACCCTTGCTGGTGCCCCACGCCCAGAAAATTATCTTTGCGGCGTACCCTCCCCTCCTGCGCCTGTGTGAAACCATTCCGGGAATTGAGGTTGTCAGTAGTGAGTCACCGCCACCCGAGTTTGACTATCACACACCGCTACTGAGTGTGCCCCAGTGCTTGGGGATCAGTAAAGAGCGGTTTCCCAAGTTTAGTCCCTACTTTGAGTTACCGCCAGCGCCACCCCAAGCCATTTTTAGCGTGGCCAAGCCGCGACTTGGGCTGGTGTGGGCCAGCCGCAGCAAAACCCGCACCACTGCTAAGCGCTCCTGTCCGCTTGAGGAATGCCTGCCCCTGTTGGACAGGCTCGAGGTGCAGTGGTACGGTCTGCAAAAGGAGCGATCGCCCGCGGAGGCAGACCTTCTCCGGCAAGCGGGGGTGATTGATTGCCAGCCCTATATGGCGGATTTTTTGGATACGGCGCGGCTCATTCAGCAGTTGGATGGGGTCGTTAGCGTGGATACGGCTGTGGCGCATCTGGCGGCGGCCCTCGGCAAACCCACTTGGATTCTCTTGCCCTTTGTGGCTGACTGGCGCTGGTTTTGGCACCGCTGTGACTCACCGTGGTACCCATCGGCGCACCTGATCCGTCAACCGCAGCGCAACGACTGGTCGGGGGCGATCGCCCAGCTATACCCGATACTATTTGCCCGTTATGCCGCAGTAGAATAG
- a CDS encoding DEAD/DEAH box helicase: MAVLHGTWLGTPAPHFFLWAQAWQPLGRVTTPLQGDAVPVYPYNITLDQPPLPSLTSGTARVGLPAQCHDGVLVPPPLSDVNGEPLFLWGVNGWELPPTHVLSHLHQLATAVPAGVILGDDLRFWTHVGRWLLDLIVRGQYLPTATGWRLLLTHQRDRQRFHQFCQQMPHLCRCYQTEENALPLPERPDDLLSNFLQHSLRGYLQQVLASLEFAKVGLAKEHAQWLTRLKNGTPPELDPTFTERLQRWQEPYRDQLSLQPQWRLALQLVPPETPQGPWQLTFGLQSEGETETLLPAADIWQCQHDVLIYQDQVLIHPQETLLRGLGLASRVYPPLDRSLQEPRPIHLTLQTAEVYELLQQQIPHLEQQGIAVLLPESLRRHSTQNRLGLSITADLPTTTAGVGLDSLLQFKWQLQLGQHPLSEADFAQLLRQDVPLVYLDGEWVLLRPQEVKAAQDFLQAHSQQQHLSLADTLRIATGDTVTVAKLPILGLTANDALQALLDTLTGKQTLEPIATPAEFVGTLRPYQARGVAWLSFLERWRLGACLADDMGLGKTIQLLAFLLHLKEHKRPYGPTLLICPTSVLGNWLREAQRFAPSLRVYVHHGSDRPKGKAFLKQVKSHDLILTSYALLQRDRPTLKQVAWQHLVLDEAQNIKNANTQQSQAARDLSAQFRIALTGTPLENRLSELWSIIDFLHPGYLGSRAYFQHRFARPIERYGDTTSLNALRTYVQPFILRRLKTDRSIIQDLPEKQEMLVYCGLTPEQVALYSAVVEQALAAIETSEGIQRRGMILATLTKLKQICNHPAQFLKETDYRAHRSGKLQRLTEMLQELQEVGDRSLVFTQFAELGKHLKTYLEEALGQEVLFLSGQTPKAQRELMVDRFQQDPQAPKVFILSLKAGGVGLNLTRANHVFHYDRWWNPAVENQASDRAFRIGQQRTVQIHKFLCSGTLEEKIHEQIERKKTLAEMIVGSGEDWLTELNLDQLRQLLTLDHQRVMAIDA, encoded by the coding sequence ATGGCTGTTTTACACGGAACGTGGCTGGGAACCCCCGCGCCACACTTCTTTTTATGGGCGCAAGCATGGCAACCCTTAGGGCGGGTAACCACACCGCTACAGGGGGACGCGGTGCCCGTGTATCCCTACAATATCACCCTAGATCAGCCCCCCTTACCCAGTCTCACCTCCGGTACGGCGAGGGTAGGTCTGCCGGCTCAATGCCACGACGGGGTGCTGGTGCCGCCCCCCTTGAGTGACGTTAATGGCGAACCCCTCTTTTTATGGGGGGTTAACGGCTGGGAACTGCCGCCAACCCACGTGCTTAGCCACCTACACCAATTGGCCACTGCGGTGCCCGCCGGAGTCATCCTCGGCGATGATCTGCGCTTCTGGACCCATGTGGGGCGCTGGCTGTTGGACTTAATTGTGCGGGGTCAGTACTTGCCCACAGCCACGGGATGGCGGTTATTGTTGACCCACCAACGCGATCGCCAGCGGTTTCATCAGTTTTGCCAGCAGATGCCGCACCTGTGTCGCTGCTACCAAACCGAGGAGAACGCCCTGCCCTTACCCGAGCGCCCCGATGACCTGCTGAGCAACTTTTTGCAGCACAGCTTACGGGGGTATCTCCAACAGGTATTGGCCTCCCTTGAATTCGCCAAAGTGGGGCTAGCCAAAGAACACGCCCAATGGCTCACCCGCCTAAAAAACGGCACCCCGCCTGAGCTAGACCCCACCTTCACGGAGCGGCTCCAGCGCTGGCAGGAACCCTATCGCGACCAGTTGAGTTTGCAGCCCCAGTGGCGACTGGCCTTGCAGTTGGTGCCTCCAGAAACGCCCCAAGGACCTTGGCAACTGACCTTTGGCCTGCAAAGCGAAGGGGAAACAGAGACCCTCCTACCTGCCGCGGACATTTGGCAGTGCCAGCATGATGTCTTGATCTATCAGGATCAGGTCTTGATCCACCCCCAAGAAACGCTGCTGCGCGGTCTTGGCTTGGCATCCCGGGTGTACCCTCCCCTAGATCGCAGCTTACAGGAGCCGCGTCCGATACACCTGACCCTCCAAACCGCCGAAGTGTATGAGTTGCTCCAGCAACAGATCCCTCACCTCGAGCAGCAGGGAATTGCCGTCCTTTTGCCTGAAAGTTTGCGCCGCCATAGTACCCAGAATCGTCTGGGGCTAAGTATTACGGCGGATTTACCCACAACGACCGCCGGTGTTGGCCTAGATAGCCTACTGCAATTTAAGTGGCAGTTGCAGTTGGGGCAGCACCCCCTCTCGGAAGCAGATTTTGCCCAGCTTCTGCGTCAAGACGTTCCCCTAGTCTATCTGGATGGTGAGTGGGTACTGCTGCGTCCCCAAGAGGTCAAAGCAGCCCAAGACTTTCTCCAAGCCCACAGCCAGCAACAACACCTCTCGTTGGCGGATACACTGCGGATTGCCACAGGCGATACGGTCACGGTAGCCAAGCTGCCAATTTTGGGTCTGACGGCCAACGATGCTCTCCAAGCCCTCCTCGATACGCTCACGGGGAAGCAAACCCTTGAACCGATTGCCACTCCCGCAGAATTTGTCGGCACCTTGCGTCCTTATCAGGCGCGGGGGGTGGCATGGCTGAGTTTTTTGGAGCGCTGGCGGCTGGGTGCCTGTCTGGCGGATGATATGGGCTTGGGTAAAACAATCCAATTGCTGGCTTTTTTGCTGCACCTTAAGGAACACAAGCGTCCCTATGGGCCGACCCTGCTCATTTGCCCCACATCGGTTCTGGGGAATTGGCTGCGGGAAGCCCAACGATTTGCACCCAGTTTGCGGGTGTATGTGCATCACGGTAGCGATCGCCCCAAGGGGAAAGCGTTTCTCAAACAGGTCAAGAGCCACGATCTGATCCTCACCAGTTATGCGCTGCTGCAACGGGATCGCCCCACCCTCAAACAGGTGGCATGGCAGCACCTCGTCTTAGATGAAGCGCAAAATATCAAAAATGCCAATACCCAACAATCCCAAGCCGCCCGTGACCTCTCGGCGCAGTTTCGGATTGCGTTGACCGGCACCCCCCTCGAAAATCGCCTCAGTGAACTCTGGTCGATCATTGATTTTCTGCACCCGGGGTACCTCGGCAGCCGCGCTTACTTTCAGCATCGCTTTGCCCGTCCCATCGAACGCTACGGCGATACCACGTCCCTCAATGCCCTGCGCACCTACGTCCAGCCCTTTATTTTGCGCCGCCTAAAAACCGATCGCAGCATTATTCAAGACCTGCCCGAAAAACAGGAAATGCTGGTCTATTGCGGCCTCACCCCTGAGCAGGTTGCCCTTTACAGTGCGGTGGTTGAACAGGCGCTTGCGGCCATTGAAACCAGCGAAGGCATCCAACGCCGCGGCATGATTTTAGCCACCCTCACAAAGCTCAAGCAAATTTGTAATCATCCGGCGCAGTTTCTCAAAGAAACGGACTACAGGGCGCACCGCTCCGGCAAGCTGCAACGCCTAACCGAGATGCTGCAAGAACTGCAAGAGGTGGGCGATCGCTCCCTTGTCTTTACCCAATTTGCCGAACTCGGTAAGCACCTGAAAACGTATTTAGAAGAGGCCCTCGGGCAAGAGGTGCTCTTTCTGTCTGGGCAAACCCCCAAGGCGCAGCGGGAACTGATGGTGGATCGCTTCCAGCAGGATCCCCAAGCGCCAAAGGTATTTATCCTGTCCCTAAAGGCTGGCGGCGTAGGACTCAACTTAACCCGCGCTAATCACGTCTTCCATTACGATCGCTGGTGGAACCCCGCCGTCGAAAACCAGGCCAGCGATCGCGCCTTTCGCATTGGTCAACAGCGAACCGTGCAAATCCACAAATTTCTGTGTTCAGGCACCCTTGAGGAAAAAATCCACGAACAAATTGAGCGCAAAAAAACCTTAGCCGAGATGATTGTTGGCAGTGGCGAAGACTGGCTCACCGAACTTAACCTTGATCAACTGCGGCAGTTGCTGACCCTTGACCACCAGCGGGTGATGGCGATCGATGCCTAG
- a CDS encoding VWA domain-containing protein, giving the protein MTHPQVELIPLRPALCRDKDITLDVLIKITVSGAAQPPQRPALNLGLVIDRSGSMAGQKLAYARQAASFVVNELLSSDRVSITIFDNHVATLVPNTPALDKPYLLGQIRGIHSGGTTALHQGWLNGAEETKRFVSSQALNRVLLLSDGLANVGETNPDRIAQTVHHYAQQGISTSTLGVGLDYSEDLLAAMASSGDGNFYHIENPDQLPAIFLNELQGLVTTVGREVNLGVEPYGNVTLNQVLNRLPQTPTGAYQLANLVMDLPLLVVARLQVPPTPASSSVLTVNLSWIDLATSSRQTLCQTLNLEVVSAAEWEALVENPEVRAQVMLLEAAAAREQAIHYTDSGDVEEAAAVIQATTDALSCLCFDFFDLEELDLSVSFPIRQEIDALEDLKQDLAERKLPSLRKKMRGQSYNRYRSKPL; this is encoded by the coding sequence ATGACACACCCTCAGGTTGAATTGATTCCCCTGCGCCCTGCCCTCTGCCGTGATAAGGACATCACCTTAGATGTGCTGATTAAAATCACGGTTTCCGGTGCGGCACAGCCACCCCAACGACCGGCGCTGAATCTTGGCTTGGTGATTGATCGCTCTGGATCCATGGCGGGGCAAAAATTAGCCTATGCCCGCCAAGCCGCTAGCTTTGTTGTGAATGAATTGCTCAGCAGCGATCGCGTCAGTATCACCATTTTTGACAATCACGTGGCAACACTTGTTCCCAACACACCAGCGCTAGATAAGCCCTATTTGTTAGGGCAAATTCGTGGCATTCACAGTGGCGGCACAACCGCATTGCACCAAGGCTGGCTCAATGGTGCTGAGGAAACAAAGCGCTTTGTCAGCTCCCAAGCCCTCAATCGCGTCCTCTTACTGTCAGATGGCTTAGCCAACGTTGGTGAAACCAATCCCGACCGCATTGCCCAGACGGTTCATCATTACGCTCAGCAGGGCATTAGCACCTCAACCCTTGGGGTGGGTCTCGACTACAGCGAAGATTTGTTGGCGGCCATGGCCAGTAGCGGTGATGGCAATTTTTATCACATCGAGAATCCTGACCAATTGCCAGCCATTTTTCTCAATGAGCTACAGGGCCTCGTCACCACTGTGGGGCGGGAAGTCAACCTAGGAGTGGAACCCTACGGTAATGTGACGCTGAACCAAGTCCTCAATCGGCTGCCGCAAACCCCCACGGGAGCCTATCAACTGGCCAACTTGGTTATGGATCTGCCACTGCTGGTTGTCGCGCGCCTTCAGGTTCCGCCAACCCCTGCCTCATCATCGGTGTTGACGGTTAATCTCTCTTGGATAGATCTGGCCACCTCTAGCCGACAAACCCTCTGCCAAACCCTAAACCTAGAGGTGGTTTCGGCGGCAGAGTGGGAGGCTCTTGTCGAGAATCCAGAGGTGCGGGCGCAGGTGATGTTACTGGAGGCGGCAGCAGCGCGGGAGCAGGCAATCCACTATACGGATTCCGGTGACGTTGAGGAAGCAGCAGCTGTTATTCAAGCCACAACCGATGCACTTTCTTGTCTTTGTTTCGATTTTTTCGATTTAGAAGAGCTCGACCTATCCGTCTCCTTCCCTATCCGTCAAGAGATTGATGCTCTCGAGGATCTGAAGCAGGACTTAGCGGAGCGCAAGTTACCTTCCCTGCGCAAAAAAATGCGGGGGCAATCCTATAACCGCTATCGCAGCAAACCGCTCTGA
- a CDS encoding lysophospholipid acyltransferase family protein, translating to MVGETKPQTTSRIVPWLYWGLWPLHRLLLRLYFANITIIGRERLPKDGAFVLAPKHYSRWDPVILPLVWPYPLRFMTNAIEFGGVQGWFIRRLGAFAINLNRPQASSLRHTLEILEAGQPLVLFPEGGIERERPLRPLKPGLARLVLQADRPVPIFPVGIAYKPQPQFRARVTLYIAPPLWGEPSSPCHTTLKRRAQELTQELEAALLAAVVEATHYP from the coding sequence ATGGTCGGGGAAACCAAACCCCAAACAACCTCTAGGATTGTGCCATGGCTGTACTGGGGACTCTGGCCGTTGCACCGCCTCCTGCTGCGCCTGTACTTTGCCAACATTACAATTATTGGTCGCGAACGGTTGCCCAAGGATGGCGCGTTTGTGCTGGCACCGAAGCACTATAGCCGCTGGGATCCGGTCATTTTGCCCTTGGTGTGGCCCTACCCCCTGCGGTTTATGACCAATGCCATTGAATTTGGCGGCGTACAGGGTTGGTTTATTCGCCGCTTAGGGGCGTTTGCCATTAACCTCAACCGTCCTCAAGCCAGTAGCTTGCGCCATACCCTAGAGATCCTCGAGGCAGGACAGCCCTTGGTGCTGTTTCCCGAGGGCGGGATTGAGCGGGAACGACCGCTGCGCCCCCTGAAGCCCGGACTCGCCCGCCTTGTACTGCAAGCCGATCGCCCCGTTCCCATTTTTCCGGTCGGCATTGCCTACAAGCCCCAGCCCCAATTTCGGGCGCGAGTCACCCTTTACATTGCCCCTCCCCTTTGGGGCGAGCCGAGTTCCCCTTGCCACACCACCCTCAAGCGCCGCGCCCAAGAACTCACCCAAGAGTTAGAAGCAGCGCTGTTGGCGGCAGTTGTCGAGGCAACCCATTACCCCTGA